A single Marinilabiliales bacterium DNA region contains:
- a CDS encoding pantetheine-phosphate adenylyltransferase, with translation MQNTAIFPGSFDPFTVGHESIVNRALSIFDRIIVSVGYNSSKQGYFPLETRLEWIGNVFKNEPRVEVTWFSGLTVDFCRKKDARFILRGLRTAADFEFERAIAQVNKAMDDSIESVFLLTRPEHTPVNSTIVRDIVRHGGDASKFVPPGVKLAEFKP, from the coding sequence ATGCAGAATACAGCTATCTTTCCGGGCTCCTTTGACCCTTTTACCGTTGGACACGAATCGATAGTAAACAGAGCCCTCTCCATCTTTGACCGGATAATTGTTTCGGTTGGTTACAATTCGAGCAAACAGGGTTATTTCCCCCTGGAGACAAGATTGGAGTGGATCGGCAATGTTTTTAAAAATGAACCAAGGGTGGAGGTTACATGGTTCAGCGGACTTACTGTTGATTTTTGCCGGAAGAAGGATGCCCGGTTCATTTTGCGGGGCTTACGCACAGCGGCGGACTTTGAGTTTGAGAGAGCCATTGCCCAGGTAAACAAAGCCATGGATGATAGTATTGAGTCAGTTTTTTTGCTAACCAGGCCTGAACACACCCCGGTCAACTCGACAATTGTTCGTGATATAGTCAGACACGGAGGTGATGCCTCGAAGTTTGTTCCCCCTGGAGTGAAACTGGCTGAATTCAAACCCTGA
- a CDS encoding NUDIX domain-containing protein, with the protein MSLLSQYIGDRQPEDHKNGFAGSNFIALICNSCWAIPVPFTFIVQMYKVFFNERIVFLSPDFLKSFEENQGLFYKYRDKSELKELLLVFLALNKINQLFVCHPDVDNLMKEFKSCFRYVEAGGGLVRNDRNEVLFINRFDKWDLPKGKSDGNESAQDTAIREVEEECGISGLEIESELSPTYHTYFEKAVPHLKKTRWFSMRYQGNEKPKPQTEEFITKIIWGKEKDLNLIRKNTYPSIIDLLKEAGII; encoded by the coding sequence ATGAGCCTGTTATCGCAATATATAGGTGATCGCCAGCCTGAGGACCATAAAAATGGGTTTGCTGGTTCCAATTTTATTGCCTTAATTTGCAATAGTTGCTGGGCAATTCCAGTTCCGTTTACTTTCATCGTGCAAATGTATAAAGTTTTTTTCAACGAACGAATAGTCTTTCTTTCACCTGATTTTCTTAAAAGTTTCGAGGAAAATCAGGGTCTATTCTACAAATACCGGGATAAAAGTGAGCTTAAAGAGCTACTCCTCGTATTTCTTGCACTCAACAAGATAAATCAGTTATTTGTCTGTCATCCCGACGTCGATAATCTCATGAAAGAGTTCAAATCCTGCTTCAGGTACGTTGAGGCCGGGGGGGGACTGGTACGGAACGATCGTAACGAGGTGCTGTTCATAAACCGGTTTGACAAGTGGGATTTGCCGAAGGGAAAGTCCGACGGCAATGAGTCCGCGCAGGATACAGCAATCAGGGAAGTGGAAGAGGAATGCGGCATCAGTGGTCTGGAGATTGAATCGGAGTTGTCGCCTACTTATCACACCTACTTCGAAAAAGCAGTCCCTCATCTGAAGAAAACCAGGTGGTTCAGTATGCGTTATCAAGGGAATGAAAAACCAAAGCCGCAGACCGAGGAATTCATCACCAAAATCATCTGGGGTAAGGAAAAAGACCTTAATCTGATAAGGAAGAATACATACCCTTCAATCATAGACCTTCTGAAAGAAGCCGGCATTATCTGA
- the lon gene encoding endopeptidase La, giving the protein MRKKHTDLLWSDILGGNPGDEDADYITLISEEDEDMLSRTEVPEILPLLPLRNSVLFPGVIIPITVGREKSIKLVRDAYKGNKLVGALAQKDMETDNPSLDDLYKVGTVAQILKILEMPDGATSVIIQGKKRFEVTGLVTEKPYIKASVRGLDDVVPKRKDNKFQALIGSLKDLSLKIITLSTNIPPEASFAVKNIESSTFLINFICSNSDVDISAKQKLLEIDQLYKRAEMLLEHLSREVQMLELKKDIQSKVKSELDQQQREYLLHQQMKTIQNELGGNPMEKEIAEMRDRASKKKWSKETGEAFEKELVKLQRLNPASGEYSVQVNYVHLLLELPWREYSKDNFDLKRARRILDRDHSGLESVKERILEHLAVLKLKGDMKSPIICLVGPPGVGKTSLGKSVASAIGRKFSRMSLGGLHDESEIRGHRKTYIGAMPGRIIQNIKRVKTSNPVFILDEIDKVGRDVHGDPASALLEVLDPEQNFAFHDNYLELDYDLSRVMFIATANTVNTIHPALRDRMEIINVNGYIVEEKVEIARRHLVPKQLENHGMGAKALSFTAKVLEVIVENYTRESGVRELDKKIAKIIRGVAKMVAFGEEPGRKVSAELVRKLMGPPEYNKDFYQGNDLAGVVTGLAVTPSGGEILFVETSLSKGKGNLTITGNLGDVMKESAQLAHEYLKSHAGYMNLDPEIFEKVNVHIHVPEGAIPKDGPSAGITMVTSMASAFTRRKIRKATAMTGEITLRGRVLPVGGIKEKILAAKRANITNVILSEDNKKDMEKINEIYLRGINFHYVKTILDVLDIALLKEKVSEPAFMEGL; this is encoded by the coding sequence ATGAGGAAAAAACATACAGATCTATTATGGTCAGATATTCTGGGGGGTAATCCGGGAGATGAGGATGCTGACTATATTACGCTTATTTCGGAGGAAGATGAAGATATGCTCAGCCGTACCGAGGTGCCTGAAATTCTTCCACTGCTGCCCCTCAGGAACTCAGTGCTGTTCCCCGGGGTTATAATACCCATAACTGTCGGACGTGAGAAATCAATTAAGCTGGTACGCGATGCTTATAAGGGAAACAAGCTGGTAGGCGCCCTGGCACAAAAGGACATGGAGACCGACAATCCCTCCCTGGATGATCTGTACAAGGTCGGTACAGTTGCACAGATACTTAAGATACTTGAGATGCCTGACGGGGCCACGTCTGTTATAATACAGGGCAAAAAACGTTTTGAGGTTACAGGCCTGGTAACAGAGAAGCCTTATATTAAAGCCAGTGTGCGTGGACTTGATGATGTGGTACCAAAGCGAAAGGACAATAAGTTTCAGGCACTGATCGGGTCATTGAAGGATTTGTCGCTTAAGATAATAACACTATCTACCAATATTCCCCCTGAAGCATCTTTTGCAGTCAAGAATATTGAGAGTTCCACTTTTCTAATCAATTTCATCTGTTCCAATTCGGATGTTGACATTTCTGCAAAACAGAAATTACTGGAAATAGATCAGCTGTACAAAAGGGCCGAAATGCTCCTGGAGCATTTGAGCAGGGAAGTACAGATGCTGGAACTTAAAAAGGATATACAGTCAAAGGTTAAATCGGAGCTCGATCAGCAACAGAGGGAATACCTCCTGCACCAGCAGATGAAGACCATCCAGAATGAGCTTGGGGGTAATCCGATGGAGAAGGAGATAGCCGAGATGCGTGACAGGGCTTCGAAAAAGAAGTGGTCAAAGGAGACGGGCGAGGCCTTTGAGAAGGAGCTGGTAAAGCTGCAACGTCTTAATCCTGCCTCCGGGGAATATTCTGTACAGGTAAACTATGTGCATCTTCTCCTGGAGCTGCCCTGGAGAGAGTATTCAAAGGATAATTTTGACCTGAAAAGGGCACGGAGGATTCTTGACAGGGATCATAGCGGACTTGAGAGTGTTAAGGAGAGGATACTGGAACATCTGGCCGTGCTCAAACTTAAGGGCGACATGAAATCTCCGATAATTTGCCTTGTAGGTCCTCCGGGAGTAGGGAAAACATCGCTCGGAAAATCGGTCGCATCAGCAATCGGGAGGAAATTTTCAAGAATGTCGCTCGGGGGGCTGCATGATGAGTCTGAAATACGGGGTCACAGGAAAACTTATATTGGTGCAATGCCCGGAAGGATAATCCAGAACATCAAGAGGGTAAAAACATCAAACCCTGTCTTCATCCTTGATGAGATAGACAAGGTGGGACGTGATGTGCATGGCGATCCGGCTTCGGCTCTGCTGGAGGTGCTTGACCCTGAGCAGAACTTTGCTTTTCATGACAACTACCTGGAACTTGATTATGACTTATCGAGGGTAATGTTTATAGCAACCGCCAATACGGTAAATACAATTCATCCTGCGCTGAGGGACAGGATGGAGATCATTAACGTGAACGGGTACATTGTTGAAGAAAAAGTTGAGATTGCACGCCGGCATTTGGTTCCCAAACAACTTGAGAATCATGGAATGGGCGCCAAAGCTCTATCTTTTACCGCGAAAGTTCTTGAAGTGATAGTTGAAAACTATACCAGGGAATCAGGAGTAAGGGAACTTGACAAGAAGATTGCCAAGATTATCAGGGGTGTTGCCAAAATGGTCGCATTTGGTGAAGAGCCCGGCAGGAAGGTTTCAGCCGAACTTGTAAGGAAGTTGATGGGGCCGCCGGAATACAATAAGGATTTCTATCAGGGTAATGATCTTGCCGGGGTGGTTACAGGTCTTGCCGTAACTCCCTCGGGAGGCGAGATACTTTTTGTGGAGACCAGCCTTAGCAAAGGCAAAGGAAACCTTACTATTACCGGCAACCTGGGCGATGTGATGAAGGAATCTGCCCAGCTTGCCCACGAATACCTCAAATCTCACGCCGGATACATGAATCTTGACCCGGAAATATTTGAGAAGGTTAATGTCCATATTCATGTACCCGAAGGAGCGATACCAAAAGACGGCCCCTCAGCAGGCATAACAATGGTCACTTCGATGGCCTCTGCTTTTACGCGAAGGAAAATCAGGAAGGCAACCGCAATGACCGGTGAGATAACCCTTCGCGGCAGGGTGCTGCCGGTAGGCGGCATTAAAGAGAAGATACTGGCTGCGAAAAGGGCGAATATTACAAATGTTATCCTTTCGGAGGATAACAAAAAGGATATGGAGAAGATAAATGAAATATATCTCAGGGGAATTAACTTCCATTATGTTAAAACCATACTGGATGTGCTCGATATAGCTCTGCTGAAGGAGAAGGTCAGTGAGCCCGCATTCATGGAAGGCCTTTGA
- a CDS encoding TlpA family protein disulfide reductase, with product MIMQIRIVFILVVMFALVGTSSGHPDSVRISGHAPGYAGHDIVFHYHKDNITFTEEVFVTISVDSTESFSATAAAKDNPLYVFSNSGVHYLYMYVESGKHYQVVLPEKTPRTRWESLNPYFEGTPTHIAVLNHDDDELNNLISEFDGYYETLFGEPFLALTAQRDQQILDSVSLENERLFSGTGNDWFDDYRRYRMAFFRMMARVEASRGISDNYFRDAPVLYDNIAYMELFNQVYNNYFLFLARTARGKSIHDDINKFASYSRLMNTLQNDDVLGGDRLLEMVMLKGLHDSFYGSDFSRSALLRILDSLAVSTNYPEHAHIARNIREKTTRLMTGFRPPEINMKNREGVFVNLSDYHGEYVYLNFCTAASYSCLSEYDLLQRLDERFGEHFRIVTIFIAEEFEAMTGFLEKNDYNWDFLFYGDQPSVLKDYDIRMFPTCYFIGRDGKLLMSPAPLPSEDFERFLVRTLRSDGLIR from the coding sequence TTGATAATGCAGATCCGGATTGTTTTTATACTTGTAGTTATGTTTGCCCTGGTCGGCACTTCCTCGGGGCACCCTGACAGCGTCAGGATTTCCGGTCATGCTCCCGGTTATGCCGGACATGATATTGTATTCCATTACCATAAAGACAACATAACTTTTACAGAGGAGGTTTTTGTCACAATCAGTGTTGACAGCACTGAAAGCTTCTCAGCAACTGCTGCTGCAAAGGATAATCCTTTATATGTATTTTCAAACTCGGGTGTTCATTATCTATATATGTACGTTGAATCAGGTAAGCATTACCAGGTTGTTCTGCCTGAAAAAACACCCAGGACACGCTGGGAATCCCTTAACCCCTATTTTGAAGGAACTCCCACCCATATTGCGGTTTTAAATCATGATGATGACGAATTAAACAACCTTATCAGTGAGTTTGACGGGTATTATGAAACCCTTTTCGGGGAACCCTTCTTAGCTCTTACTGCACAAAGGGATCAGCAAATACTTGACTCTGTCAGCCTGGAAAACGAAAGACTTTTTTCCGGTACCGGAAATGATTGGTTTGATGATTACAGGAGATACAGGATGGCCTTTTTCAGGATGATGGCCCGGGTGGAAGCATCACGCGGCATATCCGACAACTACTTCAGGGATGCCCCCGTACTTTATGACAATATTGCATACATGGAGCTTTTTAACCAGGTATACAATAACTACTTCCTGTTCCTGGCCAGAACGGCCAGGGGTAAAAGTATACATGATGATATAAACAAGTTTGCAAGTTATTCGAGATTAATGAATACGCTGCAGAACGACGACGTGCTTGGCGGTGACAGGCTGCTTGAGATGGTAATGCTGAAGGGGCTGCATGACTCATTCTATGGTTCGGACTTTTCCAGGTCTGCGCTGCTCAGGATCCTTGATTCGCTGGCTGTCAGTACAAACTATCCGGAACATGCTCATATAGCCCGGAATATAAGGGAGAAGACTACCCGGCTGATGACCGGTTTCAGACCACCTGAGATAAATATGAAAAACCGGGAGGGTGTCTTTGTAAACCTGTCAGATTATCACGGAGAGTATGTGTATCTCAATTTTTGCACAGCAGCAAGTTACAGCTGCCTTTCTGAATATGATCTGCTTCAGCGTCTTGATGAAAGGTTTGGCGAACATTTCAGGATTGTCACAATTTTCATTGCTGAGGAATTTGAAGCGATGACCGGCTTCCTGGAAAAAAATGATTACAACTGGGACTTCCTTTTTTACGGCGACCAGCCTTCGGTTCTGAAGGACTATGATATAAGGATGTTTCCAACCTGCTATTTTATCGGCCGTGACGGCAAACTTTTAATGTCCCCTGCACCGCTTCCATCTGAAGATTTTGAAAGATTTCTTGTACGGACCCTGCGGTCGGACGGACTAATCAGATAA